In the Paenibacillus sp. FSL R7-0337 genome, GCGAGGAAGAAGTAACGGCAATAGATTCCACGAAGGGAGGTGAATCGAATGGTGAAACAGGTATTCAGTCCTGAGCAGGCTAGAAGTGTTGCCAGTTCCATTAAGGCTAAAGGCCAAAGTGCTAAAGATATCATCAACAAGCTGGATAGTGAAATTAAAGCTGCTGAAGCATGGTGGCAAGGTGAATCCTCCAAGGCCTTCATTGAGGAATTCAATCAGTTGAAGCCGTCGCTCGACAAGCTGGTCGAGTGTGTGAATGGCATCAGTATGCAATTGAATAAGGTTGCAGAGATCAAAGAACAAAGCGATCGCGATATTGCCAGCCAGCTTCGCAGATAGAAGCAGGCGGAATATAGGTATAGGCGGCCGGAAGCTTAGGCTTCCGGCGCGGCTATGCTTGTCATACATAACTTCAGCATACCAGAC is a window encoding:
- a CDS encoding WXG100 family type VII secretion target, translating into MVKQVFSPEQARSVASSIKAKGQSAKDIINKLDSEIKAAEAWWQGESSKAFIEEFNQLKPSLDKLVECVNGISMQLNKVAEIKEQSDRDIASQLRR